The nucleotide window AAATTTCTGCTAAACGTTACGGTAATTGGGATTGGAACTACGGGAAATCACCAAAATTCGACCTAACACGTACAAAACGTTTCCCAGTTGGCTCAGTAGATGTTCGCTTAAATGTGCAAAAAGGGATTATTACCGATATCAAGATTTTTGGCGACTTTTTCGGCGTGAAAAATGTAACGGATATCGAGGAGAAATTAGTTAATACCACTTACAAACGTGAAGCTTTGGACGAGGCTTTAGCGGATATAGACGTCAAAGAATACTTTGGTAATATCACAAAAGAGGAATTTTTAGATTTACTTTATTAAAAAACGGAAAGCACGCATGAAGTGTGCTTTCCGTTTTTTTATTTGAGATTTTTTCCTGACATCCAGCGCTCCAGCCGTTTTCCAACAAACCATAAAATAACGACGGAAAGAGCTAAAATAGCCAGTTTGAGCGGTTGGTGAATTAAATCGACGAAATCATAGCCAATATAGCTAATCGCAAAAACTTTAATCAACTTTCCACCTACAAGCGCTAAGATAAATTGATACACTTTAATTTTAGAAAGACCTGCAACGATATTTACAGCCGAAGAGGGCGTAAAAGGCATTACAAGTAAAATGAAAATCGGGCTAAAACCATGTCTATCAATCCATTCCATTACACGTTTAATTTGTTTATGACCCGAAATAAATCGTAAAAATCGTGTCTGACCAAATTTTCGTGCTAGTAAGAATACACATAAACTACCCGCAATTGCTGCTGTCACTGATATTAAAAAACCGCCAAGTAGTCCGTAGGCATTTACGTTAACTACAACGAATACTATAAATGGTAAAAATGGTAAAAACGCTTCAATAAAAGGTAAGAAAAAAGCTAAAAGTGGACCTAAATTCCGATATTCACTTAGCCAATACATTAAATTATCATAAGAAAAGAAATTCATCATATCCTGCCAAAATGTCATAAGCAAGCCTCCAGTAGTCTTTAACAACTTACTTTATTTTCTCACATAAAAATGATAAAGCGCTAATAAAACAGCTTGAATATCGTTAAAATCCTAGTTTAAAACCAGGATTTTAACATTTTTAACGATGAACTTCATTTTCGAAGGAATTATTTTAATTGGTAAAGTGTTCCTTCTCCAGAGCCATTCATTCCGGGAGCGCCGCCATTTGTATTTTGAGAAGCGCTTGAAGTAGTATCGTCGTCCGTGGAAGTGGAACTGCTCCATTCTGATTGATCAATTTCGGTACCATTTTCTTGAATCCATTTTACCACATCTGAGTCGGAAGCTTTACTATTTGATGGAAGATAAAAATATTTTATTTCGCCGGATTTAATCATTTGTTTTAGCTGTTTGACCGTGAGCGTTGGATCTGTGCCATTGAATCCTCCGAGGGCCATAACTGCTTCTTTGGTTTTAATAATATAAGGACCGGCTGTTGTGGCATCCGTTGTGCCAAATAAATACGTTTCGCCAGTATTATTTTTCTGTAAATAACTAATCAAACCACTATCAACTGAGGCATCAGCAAAACCGCCGCCACTGGATTGTTTTAATTGTGGCCCAGCTTCAGGCAAGGAACTATTTCCACCATATAAAATGGGCGTCAAGGACCAATAGGTTGGTGCGATAAGCAGAATTGCTAAAGCTATCGCTGTTATTTTCGCCGCGAGTTTTGGCTGTTTTTGTCTAATTGCAATTAACAAGGCGGAAACCCCAAGTGCAGCAATCCCGATAACAGCCGCTAAAATTGGCAAGTAACTAGCCACAAAGAAAGCTTGAAGTGCGCCAGTTAGTGTAAGTGTAGTTGGTAAAAGAAATTTTTGCCAATTATCTTTATGACGATATAGGCGGAAAAGTGCGACCAATCCAACGCCACTCAGTACCGCAATTGGAGGAGCTAACATAATTAAATAATAATGATGGAAAAATCCAGCAACACTAAAGAATCCGGCGACTGGAATGAGCCATGCTGCCCAGAAGACCATTTCTTTTTGCTTAGAGTTCAATTGATAAATTCGCTTGTTTTCATTTCGATAAGCTAGGAAAATCGCTAACATTCCGATGATAGCCAGTGGTAAAAACCAACTAATCTGATCACCAAGTGCGGTTTGGAATAAACGAAGCGGTCCAGCATTCCCAGTGCCAAACATGCCTGTGCTACCAGTCATTTTCGAACCTGTTCCGCCATTTGTAGTGTTACCAGGACCTCCAGTTGGTGGCGTGCCGTTATTACCTTGAGGAGGAGTTCCACCACCATCTGCACCGCCTTGCATATTTCCACTTGGAGGCGTTGGCGGTGTCGCATTGCTAGAATCAGTGGAATTATTGCTTGGTGGCCCACCCATCTCCATATTGCTACCACTGCTACCAGTTCCTGTTTCTTGCCCAAGCAGCCGTTCCATGCCATTATAGCCAAAAGCAAGTTCGAGCACTGAATTTGTTTGACTACTACCAATGTAAGGGCGCTCTGACGCAGCAGTTTGATCCACCACGACTGCCCATGAAACAGACACGCCAAGCATTAAAATGAGCGCGATTACTAATTGAATAAGCTTTTTTCGCCAGCTTAATTTTACCGCGATAAAGTAAAATAAGAGGAACGCTGGAACAACCATGAAAGCTTGAAGCATTTTTACATTAAAGCCGACACCAATCAATCCAAAAGCAAGCAGAAGCCAACCAAATTTAGCACGATTAACCGCTTTAAAAAGGAAATAGGTTGCCAGTAATAAAATAAATACCAGAATCGCATCCATGTTATTCGTGCGTGTCACTGCTACCGCGATAGGCGTAAGTGCCATGATTAGCGCGGTAATTCTTGCAGCCCAAGCACCAAATCTAGGTTTAACGAGTACATAAAGCAAAATCACCGAACCGACACCGGCTAAGGCTTGCGGCAAAATAACGCTCCAACCATGCACCCCGAAAATTAGTGCACTAATCGCTTGAAGCCAAAGCGCAACTGGCGGCTTATCCACCGTAATAAAACCAGCAGGATCAAAAGCACCGTAAAAAAAGTTGTGGAAGTTTTGCACCATACTTGTTACTGCGGCTGTATAATAAGGATTTACCGTATCATCATTCCAAATACCATAAAAATTAAAAAAGATAGCAATAACAATAATTCCAACAAAATAAAAGTCTAAATGTTGTATTCGTTTCTTCATAGTCTTCACTTCTTTCCATAAGATAATACCTTTATTTTAGAGTCAAAATATGAAAAAAACGTGAATAAATCTGGAAATAAAGTAGATATTTCTTTTTTGTAAAGAAATTTCGGAAAAAGTCTTGTCAAAACTTACATAGAATGGTATTATATAAAAGTTGTTAAAACACTAAGAACTACTTACTGTGCGGGTGTAGTTTAGTGGTAAAACTACAGCCTTCCAAGCTGTTGTCGTGGGTTCGATTCCCATCACCCGCTTTATATTTTTTATAAATCCTGTTATCAACGCAGTGTTTCGACCTTTTTAAGCGAAGCATTGCGTTTATTTTATTGCCTGAAAATAAGGAGAGAGGGGATGATGAAAGTGAAACTGGAACCGAATTACGCATCGTTAAAAGAAGAGATAATCGCATACGCCCACGAAATCGGTATTCAAAAAATTGGTTTCACCACAGCGGACCCTTTTTTATTTTTAAAGGAACGATTACTAGAAGCGGAAGCCTTAGATCTCTTTACAGGTTTCGAGCATCCGGTAATTGATGAGCGTGTTTACCCAGAGCTAATTTTCAAAGAACCCAAGTCGATTATCGCGATTGCTCTTGCTTATCCGTCTAAATTAAAAGAAGCGCCCGTCAGCAAAAAAGAAGCAAGACGTGGCGTTTTCGCACGAGCTTCTTGGGGCATCGATTATCATACGGTTTTACGAGAAAAATTAGCGCTACTAGAACAATTTTTAAGTGAACGGTTACCTGATGTGCGGATGAAATCGATGGTAGATACCGGTGAATTATCAGATGTTGCTGTGGCTGAGCGAGCTGGCATTGGCTGGCGCGGAAAAAACACTTTGCTAATAACGCCAGAATACGGCTCTTGGGTCTATTTAGGCGAAATGATAACCAATATACCTTTTGAGCCAGATACGCCAGCAAGCGACCTGTGTGGCAGCTGTAACCAATGCGTTAAAGCTTGTCCAACAGGTTCCTTACTAGGTGAGGGCAAAATGAATCCGAAAATTTGTTTAAGCTATCTTACCCAAACAAAAGACTTTCTAGATGAAAAATATCGCGAAGTGTTGCATAATCGTTTGTATGGTTGTGATACTTGTCAGGTTGTCTGTCCTTATAACCGCGGGCATGATTTCCATTTTCATGAGGAGATGGAGCCAGACGCAGAACTTGTTCGTCCAGAATTAAAGCCACTTCTACATATTTCCAACCGAGAATTCAAAGAGAAGTTTGGCGATATGGCAGGGTCGTGGCGCGGTAAGAAACCAATCCAGCGCAATGCTATTATTATTTTAGCGCGCTACAAAGATAAAACAGCAGTGCCAGATCTAATCGACTGCTTGCAAAATGATCCAAGACCAGTTATTCGCGGAACAGCCGGCTGGGCGCTACGCAAAATCGGCGGGGCTGACGCAGAAGCCGCTGTCCAAAAAGCGCTTCAAACCGAACAAGATGAACAAGTACTACAAGAATTAACTGCTATACCAAATTAAAAGAAACCAGGTGAAAAGAACATGCCAAATCATATCGTACTATATCAACCAGAAATCCCTGCAAATACCGGGAATATCTCCAGAACTTGTGCTGGAACAGATACTTATTTACATTTAATTCGTCCACTTGGTTTTTCAACTGACGATAAAATGCTTAAACGCGCCGGACTCGATTACTGGGATAACGTCAAACTTGCTTATTACGATTCCTTAGATGAATTTTTCGAGAAAAACGAAGGCGGAGAATTTTTCTACATTACCAAATTTGGTCGCCACGTATATAGTGACATCGATTATAGCGATCCCAATAAAAACTATTTCTTCGTATTTGGAAAAGAAACTACCGGCTTACCAGACGAACTTTTACAAAAAAATGAAGAAAACTGTTTACGAATTCCGATGACAGACCATATTCGCTCGTTGAATTTATCGAATACAGCAGCAATTTTAGCTTATGAAGCATTACGTCAGCAAAGTTTTGGCGCGCTTTTACAAGAACCAAATTATGATCGGAAAATATTTCAAGACTAAGGGGGAGTTAGAGTGAATCAGGCGATAGATGCGATTCTAGGACATTACTCTGTGCGAAAATTTGAAGACAAGGACTTAACGAAAGAAGAGTTGAGCTTACTTATCAAGAGCGCACAAGCCGCTTCTACATCCAGCTTTGTTCAAGCATACTCCATCATTGGAATAACAGATAAAACACTTCGCGAACAAATTTCAGAAATTGCGGGAAACCAACCGTATACCGTAAAAACAGGACAATTATTTATTTTCGTGGCCGATTTAGCGCGCCATCATGCGATTTTAGAAGAACATCAAGTAAATACAGAATCACTAGAAACCTCTGAGAAATGGCTTGTTTCCGTAATAGATGCCGCGCTTGCCGCACAAAATATGGCTATCGCTGCAGAATCACTAGGACTAGGCATTTGCTTCATCGGCGGAATTCGTAATAATGTCGCACAAATCGCCGAAATTTTGAATTTGCCACCATACACCATGCCACTATTCGGCTTAACCATTGGCCATCCAGCGGCAGATAAAGAAAAAGCCAAGCCGAGATTGCCTCAAGACTTGGTATATCATGAAAACACCTATCAAAAAATGGACTCAACCATTTTAGCAGAATACGATGAACAAATTAAAATGTACTACGACGAAAGAACAGCTGGCAAACGCGTTGAAGGCTGGTCCGAACAAATCGCCCGCGGACTTGGAAAAACAAGCCGACTCGACTTAAAAGCATTTTTAGAAAAACAACATTTAAACCAAAAATAAAAAAAGCGGTTCGGCACATTTTAATAATGCGCCGAACCGCTTTTTTTATTTATTTCTTTTTATTCCTAGCCATTTGAATTAGATTCCAAATAACGAGAATTAAAACGATTACTAGCAAGATATTAATTAATCCACCCGCAATATGGAAAATAATTCCAAGTAACCAAACCGCTAATAAAACAACGATTATTCCCCAAATAATTCCTAACATGTAAAAAACCTCTTTCTGAACTTTTGATTGTACTCTTATATATTCCCGCAAGCCCAGTCTTTAAACATATTAACTATTATTTTTGTGTAATATAAGCTAAAAGTGCCTTCACACCTTCCGTGACCATCCGCTCCGTTTCATCAAAATCACCTGTATAATAAGGGTCCGGAATATCTTTATCCTCTTGACCAGGCACAAAAGACATCAGTGAACGAATGACTACATTAGGATTACTATTAAGCTCATTTAAATCCGCTAAATTTTGCTGATCCATCCCAATAATAAAGTCAGCCTCATTAAAATCTGCATCAGAAATTTTCCGAGCGCGCATTCCCTGATAATCAACACCATGCTTTTTCAAAACGGCTTGTGTCCCGCGATGAGGCGGTTTTCCTAAGTTCCACGTACCTGTTGCAGCAGAGTCAATTTTGATTTCATTCGTTAAGCCAGCTTCCGTGACTTCTTTACGAAAAAGCCCCTCCGCCATTGGTGAACGACAAATATTCCCTAAACACACAAAAACAACTTTAACCAATTAAATTCCTCCTTAGTTCCATTCTTTATATAACGCAGCAGCAGCCTCTTGATTTATGCCGTCACTCACTTTAAGTAATTCGAAAATCCGTTCCACAAGATTAGGCGCAAGCTTTCTCTGGAAATAAAGCAATTGATTTTCAAATAAGCTATACGCAACTAAATTATAAGGAATTTCCTGTTTCTCAAATAAACTTATTAGCGTTTCTAAATACCACTTTTTATCCGAATAATCCTCTAATAACTCCAGTAATTGCTTTGTTTTTTGAACATTACTCGAAGCCAAAATTTGTTCTAATTTTTTTACCGGAAATTGTTCCGCAAAATCAATTGGAAAAGGGCTAAAATATAATGCCTCTAAAAATGTTGCCATATTTTCCGCAACAATGAGTGTTTGCAACGTTTCAAAATCAACATAAATAATACTGGGCTGAGACGCGTCATCTGGATAAGAAAAGCCAATATAGCGCGATTCATCCCGGTGAAAGTAAACTTGTTTTCCCGCAAGATCCACCTCTTTTTGTTCCGGAATATCCGTTAATAATTCATCCAAGCTCGCCAAATAATATATTTCAGCAAAATCAAGCCCATAAGAAGTTGGCTCCGTAGTCGGGAAATGATTTTTGCGAATCAATCCGCCATTTTGCTTCAATAGTAATTGTTTATAGTCAGCTGGCAAAATCAAGCCAAGCGCAGTTTCTTTTTCATGTATAGCTTGTTCAGTCGCAGCTTTATTCCCATTTTCCACCCAAATTGTCATCATCTTCAACTCCTCCCTGTATTATCCTAAAAAAAGCGAATTAGCGCAAATAAAAGAACATAGCTAGGCGGATTTCCTAACTATGCTCGAGACATTTATTTCAAAAGATCCTGATAGTAACTATTTCCATTGCGTGCATCAAACTTGGCTGTTAAAGTTTCTGTCATTTCCACCAAATCTGCCTCCGTTTCTCTATCAAAAAGAGGGTAGGCAGCTTGTAAGAAAATAAGACGGTCTAATCCACTTTCAGATTGAAGAACCATTTCCTTATTCACATCAAGAACTTCGCGTGCTTTCTCGGTTTGATTGCTAAGGACTAAGTATTTAAGCAGATCACCAAGAGGCGGGATTAAGCCACTTTGTTTTTCCACCATTGGATAGCCCGTATCAAAGCATTTCTGTGCCATTTCCTTATCACCATCTGCCAAGTAAACCAGCGCCATCATACCATACGTCAGATGTGGCACTTCCTGGCAACTTTGATTTCCTTCGATAATCGGTTTCGCTTTTTTCTTCGCATTTTCAAAATCGTTCATGAAAAAATAATAGTGGACCTGATCCTGCGTTTCGCAAGCGGCACAGTCATTTAAGTAATCTCCTTGTGTCGAAATCCATTGTTCGAAAAATACTTTGGCTTCATCCACTTTTCCCATTCGCATTGCTGCAAGGGTGGACACTTTATAGTAAGGTCGTAACGAATAATTTTGCTTTTCGTATTTCACTTTCATATCGTTTAAAAGCTCATCAATTTGCGCTTTCGATACTTCTGCAAAAGTGGGAACATCTTCACTAATCCATTTATATTTCCAAAGCAAATCACGTGTATCATAAATAGATGCATCATCTTCCCATAATTTCGCTAACCAGCTAAAAGCTTGTAATTGTTTTTTGGGGAATCCGACCACCGAACATGTATCAATTAAGATATCGCGTGCTTCAATCGCCGTGTCTATATCATTATGCGCATCAGCCCCAGCAATTACTCGTTCCAATAATTTAATTCTTTCCGGTCCATCTTCTAAATCCCAAGACATATCAAAATCTACTAAATAATCCATTGTTGTTCCTCCTGTAGTATCTCTAAGTTTTGTAAAACATTTTTAATAAGCATTCAAGCTATCTTGATAATAACTATTTCCATTCCGCACGTCAAACTTCGCCGTCAAAGCTTCCGTCATTCCCACCAAATCAGCTTCTTTCTCCCGGTCGAAAAGGGGATAGGCAGCTTGTAGGAATAACAGACGCTCCATTCCGCTTTCTGCTTGGAGAACGATTTCTAGATGGGCATCGATGACTTCGCGTGCTTTTTCTGTTTGGTTTGTCTTCACTAGATATTTAAGCAAACAGCTGAGTGGTTGGATTAAGGCGCTCTGTTTTTCAACAAGCGGATAACCTTTATCGAAGCATTCTTGCGCCATTTCCGCGTCGCCGAGTTCCAAATAAACAAGCGCCATTTCCCCGTAAGTATAATGAGGGACTTCAGCACATGCTAATTTTCCGTTAATAATCGGGGTGGCTGTTTCCTTGGCTTTTTCATAATCTTTAATGAAGTAATAATAACTTGCTTGAGAACATGTTTCGCAAGCAAGGCA belongs to Listeria swaminathanii and includes:
- a CDS encoding TVP38/TMEM64 family protein, which encodes MTFWQDMMNFFSYDNLMYWLSEYRNLGPLLAFFLPFIEAFLPFLPFIVFVVVNVNAYGLLGGFLISVTAAIAGSLCVFLLARKFGQTRFLRFISGHKQIKRVMEWIDRHGFSPIFILLVMPFTPSSAVNIVAGLSKIKVYQFILALVGGKLIKVFAISYIGYDFVDLIHQPLKLAILALSVVILWFVGKRLERWMSGKNLK
- a CDS encoding low molecular weight protein-tyrosine-phosphatase, which encodes MVKVVFVCLGNICRSPMAEGLFRKEVTEAGLTNEIKIDSAATGTWNLGKPPHRGTQAVLKKHGVDYQGMRARKISDADFNEADFIIGMDQQNLADLNELNSNPNVVIRSLMSFVPGQEDKDIPDPYYTGDFDETERMVTEGVKALLAYITQK
- the queG gene encoding tRNA epoxyqueuosine(34) reductase QueG translates to MKVKLEPNYASLKEEIIAYAHEIGIQKIGFTTADPFLFLKERLLEAEALDLFTGFEHPVIDERVYPELIFKEPKSIIAIALAYPSKLKEAPVSKKEARRGVFARASWGIDYHTVLREKLALLEQFLSERLPDVRMKSMVDTGELSDVAVAERAGIGWRGKNTLLITPEYGSWVYLGEMITNIPFEPDTPASDLCGSCNQCVKACPTGSLLGEGKMNPKICLSYLTQTKDFLDEKYREVLHNRLYGCDTCQVVCPYNRGHDFHFHEEMEPDAELVRPELKPLLHISNREFKEKFGDMAGSWRGKKPIQRNAIIILARYKDKTAVPDLIDCLQNDPRPVIRGTAGWALRKIGGADAEAAVQKALQTEQDEQVLQELTAIPN
- a CDS encoding ArnT family glycosyltransferase, translating into MKKRIQHLDFYFVGIIVIAIFFNFYGIWNDDTVNPYYTAAVTSMVQNFHNFFYGAFDPAGFITVDKPPVALWLQAISALIFGVHGWSVILPQALAGVGSVILLYVLVKPRFGAWAARITALIMALTPIAVAVTRTNNMDAILVFILLLATYFLFKAVNRAKFGWLLLAFGLIGVGFNVKMLQAFMVVPAFLLFYFIAVKLSWRKKLIQLVIALILMLGVSVSWAVVVDQTAASERPYIGSSQTNSVLELAFGYNGMERLLGQETGTGSSGSNMEMGGPPSNNSTDSSNATPPTPPSGNMQGGADGGGTPPQGNNGTPPTGGPGNTTNGGTGSKMTGSTGMFGTGNAGPLRLFQTALGDQISWFLPLAIIGMLAIFLAYRNENKRIYQLNSKQKEMVFWAAWLIPVAGFFSVAGFFHHYYLIMLAPPIAVLSGVGLVALFRLYRHKDNWQKFLLPTTLTLTGALQAFFVASYLPILAAVIGIAALGVSALLIAIRQKQPKLAAKITAIALAILLIAPTYWSLTPILYGGNSSLPEAGPQLKQSSGGGFADASVDSGLISYLQKNNTGETYLFGTTDATTAGPYIIKTKEAVMALGGFNGTDPTLTVKQLKQMIKSGEIKYFYLPSNSKASDSDVVKWIQENGTEIDQSEWSSSTSTDDDTTSSASQNTNGGAPGMNGSGEGTLYQLK
- the trmL gene encoding tRNA (uridine(34)/cytosine(34)/5-carboxymethylaminomethyluridine(34)-2'-O)-methyltransferase TrmL, producing MPNHIVLYQPEIPANTGNISRTCAGTDTYLHLIRPLGFSTDDKMLKRAGLDYWDNVKLAYYDSLDEFFEKNEGGEFFYITKFGRHVYSDIDYSDPNKNYFFVFGKETTGLPDELLQKNEENCLRIPMTDHIRSLNLSNTAAILAYEALRQQSFGALLQEPNYDRKIFQD
- a CDS encoding SMI1/KNR4 family protein translates to MTIWVENGNKAATEQAIHEKETALGLILPADYKQLLLKQNGGLIRKNHFPTTEPTSYGLDFAEIYYLASLDELLTDIPEQKEVDLAGKQVYFHRDESRYIGFSYPDDASQPSIIYVDFETLQTLIVAENMATFLEALYFSPFPIDFAEQFPVKKLEQILASSNVQKTKQLLELLEDYSDKKWYLETLISLFEKQEIPYNLVAYSLFENQLLYFQRKLAPNLVERIFELLKVSDGINQEAAAALYKEWN
- the nfsA gene encoding oxygen-insensitive NADPH nitroreductase, with product MNQAIDAILGHYSVRKFEDKDLTKEELSLLIKSAQAASTSSFVQAYSIIGITDKTLREQISEIAGNQPYTVKTGQLFIFVADLARHHAILEEHQVNTESLETSEKWLVSVIDAALAAQNMAIAAESLGLGICFIGGIRNNVAQIAEILNLPPYTMPLFGLTIGHPAADKEKAKPRLPQDLVYHENTYQKMDSTILAEYDEQIKMYYDERTAGKRVEGWSEQIARGLGKTSRLDLKAFLEKQHLNQK
- a CDS encoding lmo0937 family membrane protein yields the protein MLGIIWGIIVVLLAVWLLGIIFHIAGGLINILLVIVLILVIWNLIQMARNKKK